Part of the Candidatus Methylacidiphilales bacterium genome, ACTGCCATGTCGTTCCAGAGCCTTTCCGGATTCCGTGATTTTTACCCCGAGGACTGTGCCCTCCGTGAGCGCCTCTTCGCGGTCTGGCGCGACTGTGCCCGCCGCTTCGGCTTTTCCCCCTACGATGGTCCCCCCCTCGAAACCCTCGACCTGTACAAAAAGAAATCCGGGGACGAAATCGTCAAGCAGCTCTACCACTTCGTCGACAAGGGTGACCGCGAAGTCGCCCTCCGCCCGGAGATGACGCCCACCCTGGCTCGCATGGCCGGGGCTGCACACGGAAAATTCAAGAAGCCGCTTAAGTGGTTCGCCATCCCGCAATTGTTCCGCTACGAACGCGCCCAGAAAGGCCGTCTTCGCGAGCATTTCCAATGGAATTGCGACATCCTCGGTGAACCCGGCCTGGGCGCGGAATCCGAATTGCTGGCCTTGTTGGTGCAATCGTTTCGTGAGGTCGGCCTGACCGCCGCCGATGTGGTGGTGCGCGTCAGCGACCGCCAGTTTTGGAAGGATTATCTCGCCACCCACCACATCGCCGAGGACCGGCACTATGATTTCTTCCAAGCCATCGACAAAGTCGGACGCGATCCTGACGAGGTGGTGCGGGGCAAGCTCGGCAACCTGGCCGACGATGTCTTCCGGATCATCCGTGAGGGGGGCCAAAGTGCGAGGCTCGACGAACTCCAGTCCGCGCTGCGCGATTGCGGCATCGGCGATTTCATCCAGATCGACCTCGGCATCGTCCGCGGTCTGGCCTACTACACCGGCGTCGTCTTCGAAGCCCACGACCGCGCCGGCCAATACCGCGCCATCGCCGGGGGCGGACGCTATGACGATCTGCTGA contains:
- the hisS gene encoding histidine--tRNA ligase → MSFQSLSGFRDFYPEDCALRERLFAVWRDCARRFGFSPYDGPPLETLDLYKKKSGDEIVKQLYHFVDKGDREVALRPEMTPTLARMAGAAHGKFKKPLKWFAIPQLFRYERAQKGRLREHFQWNCDILGEPGLGAESELLALLVQSFREVGLTAADVVVRVSDRQFWKDYLATHHIAEDRHYDFFQAIDKVGRDPDEVVRGKLGNLADDVFRIIREGGQSARLDELQSALRDCGIGDFIQIDLGIVRGLAYYTGVVFEAHDRAGQYRAIAGGGRYDDLLKNIAGTDLPALGFGMGDVVITEILKDKGLLAAEPDTRFVYVVVADESVRPAALRLVAALRAGGYRVDYPLAATKVGRQFEAAQDRGAAFALVVDPAGETAGTVGLKYLATREQRPVRVEFADGRVTGWNGL